The window atggtcactgcagcagaactatagatctctctgatctctctggtcactgcagcagaactacaggtctctctgatcactgcagcagaactacagATCTCTCTGATCACTGCAGAGGAACTACAGGTCtctctggtcactgcagcagaactacaggtctctcttgtcactgcagcagaactacagATCTCTCTGATCTATCTGGTCACTGCAGAAGAACTACAGGTCTCTCTGATcactgcagcagaactacagatctctctgatctctggtcactgcagcagaactAAAGGTTTCTCTGGTCACTGCAGTAGAACGACAGATCTCTCTGGTCACTGCAGTAGACCTACAGGTCTCTCTGGTCACCGCAGTAGAACTACATGTCTCTCTTgtcactgcagcagaactacagATCTCTCTGAACTCTCTTGTCACTGCAGTAGAACTACAGGtctctggtcactgcagcagaactacagATCTCTCTGATCTATCTGGTCACTGCAGTAGAACTACAGGTCtctctggtcactgcagcagaactaccagtctctctggtcactgcagcagaactacagATCTCTCTTGTCACTGCAGCAGATCTACAGATCTCTCTGAACTCTTTGGTCACTGCAGTAGAACTACAGGtctctggtcactgcagcagaactacagcTCTCTCTGATCTATCTGGTCACTGCAGTAGAACTACAGGTCtctctggtcactgcagcagaactaccagtctctctggtcactgcagcagaactacagatatctctggtcactgcagcagaactacaggTCTCTCTGGTCACTGCAGAAGAGCTACAGATATAtctggtcactgcagcagaactacagATCTCTCTGATATCTCTGGTCACTGCAGCATAACTACAAGTCACTCTGGTCACTGCAGAAGAACTATAGATCtctctggtcactgcagcagaactacagacctctctgatctctctggtcactgcagcagaactacaggtctctctggtcactgcagcagaactacaggtctctctggtcactgcagcagaactacaggtctctctgatctctctggtcACTGCAGTATTACTGACTCACCACAGCTCACCTGTCTAGATATTACTGACTCACCACATCTCACCTGTCTAGGTATTACTGACTCACCACATCTCACCTGTCTAGGTATTACTGACTCACCACATCTCACCTGTCTAGGTATTACTGGCTCACCACATCTCACCTGTCTAGGTATTACTGACTCACCACATCTCACCTGTCTAGATATTACTGACTCACCACATCTCACCTGTCTAGGTATTACTGACTCACCACATCTCACCTGTCTAGGTATTACTGACTCACCACATCTCACCTGTCTAGATATTACTGACTCACCACATCTCACCTGTCTAGGTATTACTGACTCACCACATCTCACCTGTCTAGGTATTACTGACTCACCACAGCTCACCTGTCTAGATATTACTGACTCACCACATCACCTGTCTAGGTATTACTGACTCACCACATCACCTGTCTAGATATTACTGACTCATCATCTCACCTGTCTAGGTATTACTGACTCACCACATCACCTGTCTAGATATTACTGACTCACCACATCACCTGTCTAGGTATTACTGACTCACCACATCACCTGTCTAGGTATTACTGACTCACCACATCTCACCTGTCTAGGTATTACTGACTCACCACATCTCACCTGTCTAGATATTACTGACTCACCACATCACCTGTCTAGATATTACTGACTCACCACATCTCACCTGTCTAGGTATTACTGACTCACCACATCACCTGTCTAGATATTACTGACTCACCACATCTCACCTGTCTAGGTATTACTGACTCACCACATCACCTGTCTAGGTATTACTGGCTCACCACATCTCACCTTTATAGATATTACTGACTCACCACATCTCACCTGTCTAGGTATTACTGGCTCACCACATCTCACCTGTCTAGGTATTACTGACTCACATCTCACCTGTCTAGGTATTTAGTGGCATCACACTTcacccctatatatatatatatagcctcgttgttgttatgttattgtgttacttttgattatttttcattttttactttagtttatttggtaaatattttcttaactcttcttgaactgcatggttggttaagggcttgtaagtaagcatttcacggtaaggtctacctacacatgttgtattcggcgcatgtgacaaataaagtttgatttgatctcACCTGTCTAGGTATTTAGTGACATCACATCTCACCTGCCTTGGTATTTAGTGACATCACATCTCACCtgtgctctccttctctcctcttctaggtctccctcctccatggcTTCTtttccctccatcccatccccctTCCCCTcgtctccctcttcttcctcctctccatccctccagtgGCTCCTATCCAGCCCCAATGGCCCCTGCAACGCGTCCCTGTGGTCTTACCCCAGATGACAGAGGACCGACCCGCCCCTCACTTCCAGGCTGACGCCCGATTGGACGTCACCTCCCCATGTGACCCAGAATGCCACAAGAAGGCTCTTCCCCCCAGCTACTGGGACCTGCGTAGCATCCTGTCATACGAGACACTCCATAGCAACGGTCGCCTCACCGAAACCGCCGTGGGGATCTACGGGTACACCGCCCCCACCCAGACCACGCCGGCACTGCCTTCCCGACGCAAACGTCAGATCTTTGGCCATGACGGGCGTTTCAGCATTGTAGGGCAAGACTTCCTGTTGAACTACCCATTCTCGGCAGCGGTCAAGCTGTCCACCGGGTGTTCCGGAACACTGGTGGGCGACCGGCACGTTCTGACCGCCGCCCACTGCGTCCACGATGGGAAGAACTACGTGAAAGGGGCGCAAAAGCTCCGGGTGGGTTTCCTGAAGCCAAAGCAGCGTGACTCTCCCAATCCGGCCTCTGCCACCAATGCATCCAACACCCATCCATCACCCCCAGATAAGATGAAGTTCCAGTGGATTCGTGCCAAGCGCACCCATGTGCCCAAAGGCTGGATCAAGGGCAACGGCAACGACATCGGAATGGACTACGACTACGCCTTGTTAGAGCTCAAGAAGGCCCACAAACGACGCCACATGAAGCTGGGCGTCTCCCCGCCGGCAAAGCAGCTGCCCGGGCGCAGGGTCCAGTTCTCCGGCTATGACAACGACCGGCCGGGACAGCTGGTCTACCGGTTCTGCCGGGCTGGAGAGGAGACGCCAGACCTGCTCTACCAGCACTGTGACGCCCAGCCCGGGGCCAGCGGCTCGGGGATCTACGCTCGTATGTGGGACCGGAGGAGGCGGCGCTGGGAGAGGAAGGTGATCGGGGTGTTCTCAGGGCACCAGTGGGTGGATCGAGACGGGGCGTCGCAAGAGTTTAACGTGGCAGTGAGGGTGACGCCTCTGAAATACGCCCAGATCTGCTACTGGATCAAAGGAAACTATGTAGACTGCCGAGAAGGATGAGGAAGAGGTGGACATGTcatgcacatactgtacacacacacacacacacatacagaggatTGATGGAGGACAAAGGGGGTCTTCACTTCCATTGCTGAGGAAGTTGACAAGTGGACATGTCATTCATACACGTGCAGAACACACTTCATCATGCATTAATACGGTTTCATTACTAATACATACCATTGTTCTGCATGCAGAGACATCCCTCCCAACACACAACTAGAACGACTCACATTTACATCCAGGAAGTCCTACTGTACATACATCCATCCTCACTAACCCTTCCCATCGCAcattaaataaaatgtaaaacatgtattCGTGCCCTTCTTACTGCATGATCAACACTGTGCTTTGAAACACAACTGAAAGGTGTTATGACTGAGCTTCAGAAGATGGCTTTGACCAGGGACTCCCTGTACTTTAGATGTCTTTGACCAGGGACTCCCTGGACCAGGGTGTTATGACTGAGCTTCAGAAGATGGCTTTGACCAGGGACTCCCTGTACTTTAGATGTCTTTGACCAGGGACTCCCTGGACCAGGGTGTTATGACTGAGCTTCAGAAGATGTCTTTGACCAGGGACTCCCTGTACCAGGGTGTTATGACTGAGCTTCAGAAGATGTCTTTGACCAGGGACTCCCTGGACCAGGGTGTTATGACTGAGCTTCAGAAGATGTCTTTGACCAGGGACTCCCTGTACCAGGGTGTTATGACTGAGCTTCAGAAGATGTCTTTGACCAGGGACTCCCTGGACCAGGGTGTTATGACTGAGCTTCAGAAGATGTCTTTGACCAGGGACTCCCTGGACCAGGGTGTTATGACTGAGCTTCAGAAGATGTCTTTGACCAGGGACTCCCTGGACCAGGGTGTTATGACTGAGCTTCAGAAGATGTCTTTGACCAGGGACTCACTGGACCAGGGTGTTATGACTGAGCTTCAGAAGATGTCTTTGACCAGGGACTCCCTGTACCAGCATGTTATGAGCTTCAGAAGATGTCTTTGACCAGGGACTCCCTGGACCAGGGTGTTATGACTGAGCTTCAGAAGATGTCTTTGACCAGGGACTCCCTGGACCAGGGTGTTATGACTGAGCTTCAGAAGATGTCTTTGACCAGGGACTCCCTGGACCAGGGTGTTATGACTGAGCTTCAGAAGATGGCTTTGACCAGGGACTCCCTGGACCAGCGTGTTATGACTGAGCTTCAGAAGATGGCTTTGACCAGGGACTCCCTGGACCAGGGTGTTATGACTGAGCTTCAGAAGATGTCTTTGACCAGGGACTCCCTGGACCAGCGTGTTATGAGCTTCAGAAGATGTCTTTGACCAGGGACTCCCTGGACCAGGGTGTTATGACTGAGCTTCAGAAGATGTCTTTGACCAGGGACTCCCTGTACCAGGGTGTTATGACTGAGCTTCAGAAGATGTCTTTGACCAGGGACTCCCTGTACCAGGGTGTTATGACTGAGCTTCAGAAGATGTCTTTGACCAGGGACTCCCTGGACCAGGGTGTTATGACTGAGCTTCAGAAGATGTCTTTGACCAGGGACTCCCTGGACCAGGGTGTTATGACTGAGCTTCAGAAGATGGCTTTGACCAGGGACTCCCTGGACCAGGGTGTTATGACTGAGCTTCAGAAGATGGCTTTGACCAGGGACTCCCTGGACCAGCGTGTTATGACTGAGCTTCAGAAGATGGCTTTGACCAGGGACTCCCTGGACCAGGGTGTTATGACTGAGCTTCAGAAGATGTCTTTGACCAGGGACTCCCTGGACCAGCGTGTTATGAGCTTCAGAAGATGTCTTTGACCAGGGACTCCCTGGACCAGGGTGTTATGGTGAAGAGAACATTTAATGCACTGAAAGGATGAAATAGGAGGAACAAGAAGATGTGTAAGAGATTGGTGGAGACAGATGCAGTTTCACTGCTAATTCTATAGATTGTCAGAGCTCTGTTGGGAcaac is drawn from Oncorhynchus keta strain PuntledgeMale-10-30-2019 chromosome 37, Oket_V2, whole genome shotgun sequence and contains these coding sequences:
- the LOC118381663 gene encoding LOW QUALITY PROTEIN: serine protease 23-like (The sequence of the model RefSeq protein was modified relative to this genomic sequence to represent the inferred CDS: inserted 1 base in 1 codon) yields the protein MQTKHKWGEALRGSPSSMASFPSIPXPLPLVSLFFLLSIPPVAPIQPQWPLQRVPVVLPQMTEDRPAPHFQADARLDVTSPCDPECHKKALPPSYWDLRSILSYETLHSNGRLTETAVGIYGYTAPTQTTPALPSRRKRQIFGHDGRFSIVGQDFLLNYPFSAAVKLSTGCSGTLVGDRHVLTAAHCVHDGKNYVKGAQKLRVGFLKPKQRDSPNPASATNASNTHPSPPDKMKFQWIRAKRTHVPKGWIKGNGNDIGMDYDYALLELKKAHKRRHMKLGVSPPAKQLPGRRVQFSGYDNDRPGQLVYRFCRAGEETPDLLYQHCDAQPGASGSGIYARMWDRRRRRWERKVIGVFSGHQWVDRDGASQEFNVAVRVTPLKYAQICYWIKGNYVDCREG